In the Gracilimonas sp. genome, CAAACTGAAATTTAACAGTAGTCCCTAAAATGTGTTTTTCTTTATCTACCCGAAAGTTGAAAGAAGATTCAAGACTAACTTTCCCTTCTTCCTCAAAACTATCCTCAATTATGGCAAACTCATCGGTTTTAATGCTTACCAAGCGAAAACTAAGTGCTAATTCTTTGCTCATGCCGCTTCTCTATAATTATAATCCGAATCTAATGGTTGTGTAAAAACATCTCCAAAATCTACCTGAGCACCAACACTTGGTTTTTTCCGCTTTCCAAGATTTGTTTTAACCTCTTTTTTATCCACATCTAACTTGGTTCGATATTTAGGTACACCAACCAATTCAACTCCAAGCACCTGCTCCAATTTGGAGATTGTTTCGAGAGTCAAATTTTGTTTCCCTTTTACAATCTTACTGATTTGCTGAGGAGAAACATCCAGTGCTTCCGCCAATTCTTTTTGCTGCATACCTTTCTCATCAAGAACATCTAAAATACGGAGGGCGATATCCTGAGATTTTCGTAACCACTTTCTATTGGCACGACGATACTTTGCATCCTCTTTCCAGCCACTGGTATCATCAATGGCAATTTCTTCTATTTTTTTTCTAATATCTGTCATATCTCAAATCCCTAATTCAAGCTTTTCAAATTCTTCTTCATTGATCAAACCTTTATTCTTCAAATATCTAACGGCCTGATCCATCTTTTTCAATTCAAGTTTGGTATGGTCTCGGTTATTCATATCCTCAGTGAGCTTTATGGCTCCTCCGGTAATCACATACAAATGTTTATCAATTCGAATAGCATATAATCTAAGCCAGGTTTCTTCATCTAAAGTAGCTTTGCTTTCTTGTAAAGGATAACGCTGGTCTTTTTCTTTGTTGTGTAGTGGTTTAAAAAGAGTTTCAAGGATTTCCTCTTTGTCATTTATCCCGTTTTCAGCTTTTTCTATTAAAACTTCTTCTAAGTTTTCAATGTCATTGATAGTTTTTCTTACGGCATCATTGATACTATACAAAACTCCATGGAACTCACAATAGGCCTTTAAATCTTTTTCATGTGTTTTAAAAAATTCTCTTAGATACTCCGGGTCAATCCATAAATCTATATTTCTATAAAGTTCATGAATTTCCTCTCCCGTGTACTGCACAGCATACAATACTGGTTGAGGAGCGTCTATTATACGTACAATCTTCATATCAATCAACCTGTGAGTTGATTGCAAAGTTCCTTGCTTCGATCATTAATGTTGTACATTGAGTCATTTTGTTATCTATTAAAGGCTTCTTGGAAAAATTTTCTAATTATATCTTCCTATAAGCTCATCTGTGAATATGATTAATTTCCTAACAACTTAACCACGTGTTCCATTAGAGCCGGAGCATATTCCGAAACATGTATTAATGCAGAGATATGAGATAAAAACTCAAAAAACTTTACAGCAATCTTTTCGTCCTTTTGCATTACTTCGATTTGCATAAAGTAACTGCCAAATGCACTTTCAACTTCTTTCTGAATTAAGGCAGTGCCTTTCAGTTCGTAATCAAATATTGCTCTTTCAATATCATTGACTTTATCAAAAATGAGGCTACTCAATTGATGATCTATTTCATATCCAGAGAGATCATTTTTAAACTCTTGAACTTTTTTTCTTAGTACTTCTAAATCATCTTCTTCAAGTACTTTTTCATTAGAATATTTTGAAAGCATATCTGAACAATGCTCGATAGATAAAACAGTCGCTTCATCTAATTGCTTCTTTATTCCCTGCCAACTTGAGTTAAAATTGATATTACTAAGAGCTCTTTCTACAACACCCAATTTTTTCAGATGCAATTGATGATTCTCATCTTCATGGCTAATGACATCCTCTCTTATTGTGGCCGGAAGTTTGTTTACTTCCCCTAATTTTCTAAGTATCTCAGCGGTATTCTTTGAATCTAAATCAAAAATTTCTGCCCATGCTTCTTTAACCTTTTTCCGGTCATCAATTTTTTGAGCTTTTTGGAATAATGGCATGTTTCCCCGAGTCCAGCCATTGGTCGGACGAGCTTGGAGTCGTCAGACCAAGAGCTTTGGTTTAAATCAATTTAATATCAACGGATTATAGCGAAAGCGAGAGTAAATTGGAAAGAAGGTTTCGAACAAGTTTCGAACATGGCAGTTCGTCCAGATTGTACTACCTGCCAAAACTCCCACCAAAGCGTCCTCTTGCCCTGAGGCGGTCGCAAAAGGTTAGAATTTTATTCAGGCGTGCCGGAGGGAAAGAGACAGAGATAGGGTCCTGTTAGACTTGGCAATTTTGTTTTCACCGGAAACAGAGTTCCCAAGTATGCATTACGAAGCAAAAACTTCGTAACGAAAACTACTTCATTATTGAATGTTCAATGTTCCTTATTCAATATTCCATCGGGCTTAGAAAAACGAGCGTTAAGAAGAAGCCGTAATTTAAAGCGCACTACTCGGGCCTTTTGCATCCCTTTTCTGAAACCTGAGTTCAAATGATGTTTTTTTATCCTGTTCTGTAGCAGATAACGTTCCGTTTAGCTGAGCGGTTAGTGTTTTAACAAGAAGCATCCCCAGGCTTTCCGGTTTTTCCAGGTTATAGTCGGCACTGCTTTTTTCGCCATTATCAGAAATAGTTAAAATAACCTGCTCTCCTTCCTGTTCAATTCCTACTTCAATAATGGGTTCAGTAATATCGTCAAATGAGTTCAGATAGGCGTTAAGCAGCAACTCATTACACAATAATCCAGCGGGTACCGCCTGATTGATATTGAGGTTTAAATCGGGGAGGTCTGCTTTAAGTTTGATCTTATTCTTACCCTGTTCTTTTTTAAATGTGTCATATACAAACTCTACTAACTGATTCAGATAATCTCCAAAATTTATATGAGAGGTTTTCTCTGCATCAGCATATGACTCATGTACCAATGCAAGACATTTGAGCCGCATTTTACTGTCGTGCAGGATAGCATGAACATTTTCGTTTTTGGTGCACATGGCCTGCAGGTCAAATAATGCAGATATTAACGCCAGATTATTTCGCACCCGGTGGTGTATCTCGGCAAGTAATGTTTCTTTGGCTTTCAGAGATTTTTTTAAGGCTTTTTCTGCCTCTTTCTGTTCTGTTATATCTTCAAGCATAACCACCAGATATGCCGGTTTTTCTTCACCATTAAACACAGCAGATTTTGATACAAGGCCCGGGAAATAGGTTCCGTCTTTTCTCCGGTATCGTTTCTGAATTTTAAAAAATGGATGTTTTTGGTCAGCCAGTTCCTGATCTAAAGTCCTTCCTTTAGTTAAGTCTTTTGGGTGAATAAAATCTTCAAAATTAAGTGTTAGCAATTCCTCTCTTGTATATCCAAGCATGTCACAGAGCGTTTGATTTACCTGAATCCAATTCTCGTTGGGCTTGTGGTGGGCTATGCCTACTGGGGCGTATTCAAAAGTAGCTTTAAACTCGTCCCTGCTTTTGCTTAGCTTATCGAAAGCTTCGCTGAGTAACGAATTATTTTTCCACACCAATGCATATACCATGACCCCGCTCACTAATACAAAAAACCATCCTTTAAGTGACTGAACCCATGTAATCATTTTCGGATCATCGAAATAGGCGAGAACAGATTGATCAGAATACTGTATCCAAACGGCACCAATCAGGATGTAAACGAGAGCAATTATAAACGGACTATTTTTCAGAATAGTTTTTATGCGATCCATGCAGTACTCCTTTTCTCAGTAAAACGATCAGCCATAACCAACGTATTTTGTTATAAGTAATCGTGCCTGTTCTTCTTGAATTATTTGTCGTGAATAGGATATACAGCTATAGGAACCCTGGTACCTGTAACTAAAAGCCTAACAGTTATTTGATATCCAAACCTATCGCTGATATTCTGCTACAAAGAGTAGGCTGGGAGTAAATTGTTACACTTTTATTTTCCAGCTGTTTTTTAATGGTTTAGGGGTGCCTTGAAGTACTGAAAAAGATTTAGGTTGATTTAAAACCCCGGAAATGAGTACGAACTTTTATCTCGAAAAGAGTATCAAGCTTTTTTGATCTTCTAGAAAGTTTTAAGAAAACGTCTGCATAAAAATATTCTTTCCATGAAATGAAAATTTTGAATTATCTAGACAGAAATTTCAATTCCCGAACTTCTCTTTTTAAATTCCTGTTAAAGAGACTGAAAAGCGCTTCCAAAAAATCGTATATTTACCTCATGGAAAACCAAGAAAAGTTAGACGAATTTCAAGCCCGTATTGACGCGGGAGAAAAAATAGAACCCAAAGATTGGATGCCGGAACGGTATCGCCAGCAGTTAATCAGGATGATGAGCCAGCACGCTCACTCCGAAATTGTGGGCATGTTGCCGGAAGGAAACTGGATCGAAAGAGCTCCTTCTTTAAAGAGGAAACTTGTGCTCCTGGCCAAGGTTCAGGATGAAGCCGGTCACGGACTTTATCTATATAGTGCTACCGAAACGCTGGGTATTGATCGCAGCGAACTGGTTGACCAGTACTTATACGGCAGTGCCAAGTACTCCAGCATATTCAATTACCCTACCATGACTTATGCTGATATTTGTGCTATTGGCTGGTTGGTGGACGGAGCGGCTATTGTAAACCAAACCATGCTGGCCCGTTCTTCCTACGGTCCTTATTCCCGCGCTAATGTTCGTATTTGTAAGGAAGAAAGCTTCCACAAAAAGCAGGGATATGAAATGCTCGCCAAGATGGCGGACGGAACTCCTGAGCAGCAAAAAATGGCTCAGGATTCAGTGAACCGCTGGTGGTGGCCAAGCCTTATGATGTTTGGACCGCACGATTCAGATTCTCCAAATAGTGCAGAACTCATTAAATGGCAGGTGAAGCTTAAAACCAATGACGAACTTCGCCAGCATTTTGTTGACCGCATGGTGATGGAAGCCGAAGCCATTGGTGTTAGCCTTCCCGATCCGGATTTGGAATACAATGAAGAAACAGGACACTGGGATTTTGGTGACATCCCCTGGGATGAATTCTGGAACGTAGTGAAAGGCAATGGCGTCATGAACCGGGAGCGTATGAAAGCCCGCCGCAATGCTCATGAAAATGGCGAATGGGTTCGGGAGGCGGCGACTGAATATGCCCGCAAGCAGAAACTGAGCCAGGAAAAGGCATCGTAATCTAATAAAGTCATTCAGAGCGAAAGCGAAGAATCTTCACAATTTATATACGCTCATTATGAAGATCCTTCGGCAGCAGCCTCAGGATGACATTTCTTTTGAATGATAATCAACAAATTTAATGTCCGAAGAAAAGAACAAAGACAATTGGCCTCTCTGGGAGGTTTTCACACAGCCCAAATCAGGTAAACCACATGAACATGCCGGCAGCCTTCATGCCCCGGATAAAGAAATGGCTCTCCAAAATGCGAGAGACACTTACGCCCGCAGAAATGAGGGTGTCAGCATTTGGGTGGTTGAATCGAAATATATAACCGCATCCACACCGGAAGATATGGGGCCTTTTTTCGACCCGGCAAATGACAAGCCATACCGACATCCACAATTTTACAGTGTACCACGAGCCGTTAAGAAAAGATCATGAGTACAGCTACAAAAGAATTGATAAAAAAAGACGCGTTTTTGACCTATCTGCTGAGATTGGCAGATGACCGCCTCATTCTGGGACAGCGTAATGCTGAATGGTGCGGACATGGCCCTCAGCTGGAAGAGGATTTAGCACTCGCTAATATCTCTTTAGATCTTATTGGACATGCTACTGCTTTATACGAATACGCAGCGAAAATTGAGGACGAAGGTCATGATGAAGATTACTTTGCCTTCTTCAGGGATGACCGTGATTTCACCAACCTCCAGCTTTGCGAACTTCCAAAAGGTGATTTTGGCTTCACCATAGCCCGGCAATTTTTATTCAGCGCCTTCAGTTATTTCCAATACGAACGACTGAAAGAAGCTAAAGACGAGCAATTCGCAGGTATGATCAACAAGCACCTGAAAGAAATTAAATACCACCTCCGCCACAGCCGGGAATGGGTTTTACGCTTGGGAGATGGAACCGAGGAAAGTCACAATCGCATTCAGGAATCCTTTGATGAACTCTGGATGTACATCGACGAGCTCTTTTATATGGATGAAATTGATGAGTTTTTGATCGATAAAGGCATCGCAATTGATTCCTCTGAATTCAAAGATGAATGGAAGAAATTGGTTGAAGAAACGTTAACTGAAGCGACACTCACGGTTCCCGATTGGGATCAATTTATGATGACCGGCAGCCGTAAAGGTATTCATACCGAGCATTTAGGTCATATGTTGGCTCAAATGCAATTTTTACGGCGTTCGCATCCCGATGCAGAGTGGAAATAGTTTACGGTATTTAGTATTGAGATTTTCCATCCTCAAAATCACTCAATACC is a window encoding:
- the paaA gene encoding 1,2-phenylacetyl-CoA epoxidase subunit PaaA, which encodes MENQEKLDEFQARIDAGEKIEPKDWMPERYRQQLIRMMSQHAHSEIVGMLPEGNWIERAPSLKRKLVLLAKVQDEAGHGLYLYSATETLGIDRSELVDQYLYGSAKYSSIFNYPTMTYADICAIGWLVDGAAIVNQTMLARSSYGPYSRANVRICKEESFHKKQGYEMLAKMADGTPEQQKMAQDSVNRWWWPSLMMFGPHDSDSPNSAELIKWQVKLKTNDELRQHFVDRMVMEAEAIGVSLPDPDLEYNEETGHWDFGDIPWDEFWNVVKGNGVMNRERMKARRNAHENGEWVREAATEYARKQKLSQEKAS
- the paaC gene encoding 1,2-phenylacetyl-CoA epoxidase subunit PaaC produces the protein MSTATKELIKKDAFLTYLLRLADDRLILGQRNAEWCGHGPQLEEDLALANISLDLIGHATALYEYAAKIEDEGHDEDYFAFFRDDRDFTNLQLCELPKGDFGFTIARQFLFSAFSYFQYERLKEAKDEQFAGMINKHLKEIKYHLRHSREWVLRLGDGTEESHNRIQESFDELWMYIDELFYMDEIDEFLIDKGIAIDSSEFKDEWKKLVEETLTEATLTVPDWDQFMMTGSRKGIHTEHLGHMLAQMQFLRRSHPDAEWK
- a CDS encoding PAS domain S-box protein — translated: MDRIKTILKNSPFIIALVYILIGAVWIQYSDQSVLAYFDDPKMITWVQSLKGWFFVLVSGVMVYALVWKNNSLLSEAFDKLSKSRDEFKATFEYAPVGIAHHKPNENWIQVNQTLCDMLGYTREELLTLNFEDFIHPKDLTKGRTLDQELADQKHPFFKIQKRYRRKDGTYFPGLVSKSAVFNGEEKPAYLVVMLEDITEQKEAEKALKKSLKAKETLLAEIHHRVRNNLALISALFDLQAMCTKNENVHAILHDSKMRLKCLALVHESYADAEKTSHINFGDYLNQLVEFVYDTFKKEQGKNKIKLKADLPDLNLNINQAVPAGLLCNELLLNAYLNSFDDITEPIIEVGIEQEGEQVILTISDNGEKSSADYNLEKPESLGMLLVKTLTAQLNGTLSATEQDKKTSFELRFQKRDAKGPSSAL
- the paaB gene encoding 1,2-phenylacetyl-CoA epoxidase subunit PaaB, with the protein product MSEEKNKDNWPLWEVFTQPKSGKPHEHAGSLHAPDKEMALQNARDTYARRNEGVSIWVVESKYITASTPEDMGPFFDPANDKPYRHPQFYSVPRAVKKRS
- a CDS encoding helix-turn-helix transcriptional regulator yields the protein MTDIRKKIEEIAIDDTSGWKEDAKYRRANRKWLRKSQDIALRILDVLDEKGMQQKELAEALDVSPQQISKIVKGKQNLTLETISKLEQVLGVELVGVPKYRTKLDVDKKEVKTNLGKRKKPSVGAQVDFGDVFTQPLDSDYNYREAA